The Corythoichthys intestinalis isolate RoL2023-P3 chromosome 1, ASM3026506v1, whole genome shotgun sequence genomic interval gtgtacgtgtgtgtaTTGTTAACTGTTGCTTATGaacaaatcttttatcgcaaagagaGCAGGCGAaatgcttctctccagtgtgggaTTTGGTATGACAGTTTAGTACGGCTTTCCGGGAGAATCTTTTATGGCAAACTAAGCAgggaaaaggcttctctccagtgtgtgtcatTGTGTGTTGGTTTAAACTTCCCTTCGCAGTGAATCGCTTACCACAagttgtgcagacaaaaggcttttctcccgtGTGTATACGCATGTGTCTTATTACATCTTTCTTTGAACAAAATCGTTTATCGCAGAGTGAGCagtcaaaaggcttctctccggtGTGCGTTCTTGTGTGTTCGTTCAAATGTCCCTTGTCggggaatcttttaccacaacatgtgcagacaaaaggcttctctccagtgtgtgtcatTGTGTGTTCGTTTAAACTTCGTTTCTTAGCGAATCGTTCACCACAagttgtgcagacaaaaggcttttcccccgtgtgtgtacgtgtgtgtcCTGTCAACTGATGCTTCGTACaaaatcttttatcacaaagtgagcaggcgAATTGCTTCTCTTCAGTGTGTGATTTGGTATGACAGTTTAGATATGATTTCCGAGAGAATCTTTTATGGCAAAATAAGCAgggaaaaggcttctctccagtgtgtgtcatTGTGTGTTTGCTTAAACTTCCTTTCTCAGCGAATCCTTTACCACAagttgtgcagacaaaaggcttttccccagtgtgtgtacgtgtgtgtcttgtcaactgatactTGGTACAAtatcttttatcacaaagtgagcaggcaaaaggcttctgccCTGTGTGTGTATACATGTGTCTTTTTAAGTGATGCTTCCAAGAAAATGTTTGCTCACGAAGTGAGCAGGTAAAAGGTGATGACCCTTTTAGGGATTTGGAAGCGTTTTGCTCAAAGTCATTATCCTCCTCATCAGTGTTAAAGTCTGAAGAGTGTGATGTTACGTCGTCACTTTCCGAGAGTGGCGCTAACAAACCGTCAGGTTGCGGCCGTCCCTCTTCTTTTGTTGTCAGGTGTTGAAGTAAGCTGTTGCTCCAGAGTTTTGCTGCTCCGCTCTCTTCGCTTGGACCTTCATCTTCTTCACTCTTCACACGAACAGTCATTGGAGACTTGGTGATTTCATCttcttgttcttcttctttaatgtTGGGGGTCTCTGGCTCTGCCTCCTGTTTGATGTATGGCATCTCCAACTCCTCTTTAATGTGGAGGGGAGGGTGCTTCTCAGGGTGAAGCTCTTTTATAGTGACGTCTGAAGGACACTGGATGGAAAAATATAACATCATTTGTTAAAGGGGCCCTTTTCTCAGGTCTCCCGctgcatagcatttaagctaacggacatttgctatgcaagttagcctattgttgtaaacattagcataaaatatcatttaagctagcaaacttttgccatgcaaggtagccaattgttgtaaacattagcattgtatagcattttagctagcggacttttgctatgccacTTCGCTAacttgcttaaatgctacataattGCTTAAAtttcagattgtttctggtgctcaCCAGGttgcttaaatgtattttatttctgttgatgtcccttcagggcagtggttcttaaccctttaacacctaagcctactttggccgaatttgcatgcctttgatgttgcctttatatttcaaagaaaaaattgttcacaatggccaagttgggttccttttttcaggataccttgaacttcatgtccaaactgtttgttttcttcactgaccaattttaatccacattttagacccaaaaagacaaaaaaatcccaaaatcttttttcaaaatttgtaatgttgatgtcccactgacaaccaaacgtgctcgaccaaccgttttgaaacttgatagtatttatttaacttgctaggataaacattcaatagaaaaaaataagattgaatagatttatgtttgacaattcaacacaagcagcaggtatggtcataggcgtttttggcctttgcacatactatggtcaaaacaggttatatacagtgcaaaatagtgagaaaaaaattatatatatcatccaacacaaaaagggtttggaggatatctcgttGTGAAGTtcggtattgtacccatcaccttatcaaaggtatatatgtacatgcaatcaagcttctcgaacacacatctatataaaaattaaaaagattcatagtgaataaaaaaaatatataacattgaaaaacagtattttcaaaaatattgacaagtagtccagttcaattcaattttttcaggcatgtgacccaatagtgttttttttttttttttttttttgcgcactcaataaagttagtttttgaacaggtcactgagctgcgtcacatacaacgtcacacagcctactcttccgccgtttgagcgctactgtcacttctactcgccgagacgccgacta includes:
- the LOC130926808 gene encoding gastrula zinc finger protein XlCGF57.1-like encodes the protein MRCPSDVTIKELHPEKHPPLHIKEELEMPYIKQEAEPETPNIKEEEQEDEITKSPMTVRVKSEEDEGPSEESGAAKLWSNSLLQHLTTKEEGRPQPDGLLAPLSESDDVTSHSSDFNTDEEDNDFEQNASKSLKGSSPFTCSLREQTFSWKHHLKRHMYTHTGQKPFACSLCDKRYCTKYQLTRHTRTHTGEKPFVCTTCGKGFAEKGSLSKHTMTHTGEKPFPCLFCHKRFSRKSYLNCHTKSHTEEKQFACSLCDKRFCTKHQLTGHTRTHTGEKPFVCTTCGERFAKKRSLNEHTMTHTGEKPFVCTCCGKRFPDKGHLNEHTRTHTGEKPFDCSLCDKRFCSKKDVIRHMRIHTGEKPFVCTTCGKRFTAKGSLNQHTMTHTGEKPFPCLVCHKRFSRKAVLNCHTKSHTGEKHFACSLCDKRFVHKQQLTIHTRTHTGEKPFLCTFCGKRFSQKKQLICHTRTHTEEKPFACSHCDKIFCTKRRLTTHTCTHTGQKPFTCSLCDKRFCTRHQLTGHTRTHTGEKPFVCTACGKRFIHKRSLNRHTRTHNGEEPFK